A single window of Intrasporangium calvum DSM 43043 DNA harbors:
- a CDS encoding xanthine dehydrogenase small subunit: MGSVDEALPAGVGAHTTTPVTPVTPVTPVTPVTPVTPVTPVTPTRTATTAAVTVNGRTVSLEGTTAHTSALDWLREQGLTGAKEGCAEGECGACAVLVLRPVPDLVRADEFLPANDLPPKDLPANDLPPNDLPPNDLPANDPTAPGRSQWTAVTSCLVPAASLDGQEILTSEGLGTPDALHPVQRVMALGGASQCGYCTPGFVCSMAAEYYRGSTDGFDLEALAGNLCRCTGYRAIRDAAFALGEPSEQDVWAARRDRPAPALRRTRTGSRGGAYARATSVAEALELLEAHEDAVVVAGGTDWGVEVNLRAARPSVVIGIDRVPELRTLRVGAEMIELGAGLTFSEIEAALAGRVPLLADLVPQFASRLIRNSATLGGNLATASPVGDAAPVLLALEASVVLISRESERELPLAEFFTGYRQTAKRPGELIRAVRIPVPLSTVTGFQKIAKRRFDDISSVAVAAAVEVEDGVVTRARIGLGGVAETCIRARSTEAALEGQPWERDTVAVAATVLRAEGTPLDDHRASAAYRTAMLGTSLLRLHADHPHPGQPAAAEVTR, from the coding sequence ATGGGATCCGTGGACGAGGCCCTCCCCGCGGGCGTCGGTGCCCACACCACGACCCCCGTGACCCCCGTGACCCCCGTGACCCCCGTGACCCCCGTGACCCCCGTGACCCCCGTGACCCCCGTGACCCCCACGAGGACCGCGACGACCGCCGCCGTGACCGTGAACGGTCGGACCGTCTCGCTCGAGGGGACGACGGCGCACACCTCCGCCCTGGACTGGCTCCGCGAGCAGGGGTTGACCGGGGCGAAGGAGGGCTGCGCCGAGGGTGAGTGCGGCGCCTGCGCGGTGCTCGTTCTCCGGCCCGTGCCTGACCTGGTCCGTGCCGATGAGTTCCTCCCTGCGAACGACCTCCCTCCCAAGGACCTCCCTGCGAACGACCTCCCTCCCAACGACCTCCCTCCCAACGACCTCCCTGCGAACGACCCCACTGCCCCTGGCCGCTCGCAATGGACGGCCGTCACCTCCTGCCTCGTCCCGGCGGCCTCCCTGGACGGCCAGGAGATCCTCACGAGCGAGGGGCTCGGGACGCCCGACGCCCTTCATCCCGTCCAGCGCGTGATGGCCCTTGGGGGAGCCTCCCAGTGCGGCTACTGCACCCCCGGTTTCGTGTGCAGCATGGCTGCGGAGTACTACCGGGGGAGCACCGACGGCTTCGACCTGGAGGCCCTGGCGGGCAACCTCTGCCGATGCACGGGGTACCGCGCCATCCGCGACGCGGCGTTCGCGCTGGGCGAACCCTCCGAGCAGGACGTCTGGGCCGCTCGGCGAGACCGCCCGGCCCCAGCCCTCCGCCGCACCCGCACCGGCAGCCGGGGCGGCGCGTACGCCCGGGCGACCAGCGTCGCCGAGGCGCTGGAGCTCCTGGAGGCCCACGAGGATGCGGTGGTCGTCGCCGGCGGGACCGACTGGGGGGTCGAGGTCAACCTGCGGGCGGCGCGCCCCAGCGTCGTCATCGGGATCGACCGCGTGCCCGAGCTGCGGACCCTCCGGGTCGGCGCCGAGATGATCGAGCTCGGAGCGGGCCTCACGTTCTCGGAGATCGAGGCCGCTCTCGCGGGTCGGGTGCCACTTCTCGCGGACCTCGTCCCGCAGTTCGCGTCGCGACTGATCCGCAACAGTGCGACGCTCGGCGGAAACCTGGCCACGGCCTCCCCCGTCGGCGACGCCGCCCCCGTGCTCCTCGCTCTCGAGGCGTCGGTCGTCCTCATCTCCCGCGAGTCCGAGCGTGAGCTGCCACTCGCCGAGTTCTTCACCGGCTACCGACAGACGGCAAAGCGGCCCGGTGAGCTCATCCGGGCCGTCCGCATCCCGGTGCCGCTCAGCACCGTCACCGGCTTCCAGAAGATCGCCAAACGCCGATTCGACGACATCTCCAGCGTCGCTGTCGCCGCGGCCGTCGAGGTCGAGGACGGGGTGGTGACCAGGGCCCGCATCGGACTGGGCGGCGTGGCCGAGACCTGCATCCGGGCTCGCTCGACGGAGGCCGCCCTCGAGGGGCAGCCCTGGGAGCGGGACACCGTGGCCGTCGCCGCGACCGTCCTGCGTGCCGAGGGGACTCCGCTGGACGACCACCGGGCCAGTGCCGCCTACCGGACCGCGATGCTCGGCACGTCCCTGCTGCGGCTCCACGCCGACCACCCCCACCCCGGGCAGCCCGCCGCCGCGGAGGTGACCCGATGA
- a CDS encoding AAA family ATPase, translating to MTRTDSVDVKRWRAKYALIERAAEADQDAKALFAEMDAERTARNDELREILADLVASGDLMAFKESLGHWARKDGPYVGFSAVGGPWVAALVRRSEDEHAEVIELLANALQTPASPQDAADKLHAVDAFLARSGSRGQRSPSPAHTAYVLSLFWSTDDGGEWPVMWENAPHMLQRLGWLERGLSHAERYVAFAALCAALRPDDPRYASRILWWFKEAQAFVGIAPKAIDVCVEAAELAAEYRPATGYASERHEERAADLARQLRGEADHLSDSLIERLSAETGLYLEAPTLALQQHAVDDSPYRADLYASWILVGGAGAPGFRLWVTPAGVGFGLHGGWEGEGDDQHREVGALLQGHLPRGISFLRVHDDGRAAAEGLIEPVGRDYPGGETFVGKWWKDGAALGRADFADDIAATARALTPLLRFISSSQRGGGDDPSVELTVMADLESEVEIFKTERPYPNERDAWHQEQRRVFSTALSREGLETFDLPTFKRIVSTRGYGDIGAQSVLISSINALDAAGIDELRLMVRELLWADGRDEERINSVLGTDDLPVQGFSESVVMKLFAIAHPEHWLPLFTLAGESGKIAMLARLGGPARWTEGKSRGRMHVETNALLRQVLDPLLADDPWGQAQLAYWLMRRSDKALMPDHDALGEAAKELLIDEAFLREIRSLLEEKKQVIFYGPPGTGKTYLAQRLALALQPDPAKRDIVQFHPSSSYEDFFEGFRPQIDHQGQMVYELRKGPLALLAEAAEADPLTPHIMIIDEINRANLPRVFGELLFLLEYRSHSVKTSYRPDEGFELPPNLYFIGTMNTADRSIALVDAALRRRFDFVPFMPHDGPMEGLLRRWLEAHDGPVWVADLVDRVNEDLRRALRGPHLQIGHSYFMRPGLDGDEATLRRIWDYNVYPFIEDQLYGREHELAQFRWENVRARYGQFDLAIPSGPHATPTS from the coding sequence ATGACACGTACTGACAGCGTCGACGTCAAGCGTTGGCGCGCGAAGTACGCGCTCATCGAGCGAGCAGCCGAGGCCGACCAGGACGCCAAGGCCCTGTTCGCCGAGATGGACGCGGAGCGCACAGCGCGCAACGACGAGCTGCGAGAGATCCTCGCGGACCTCGTCGCCTCAGGCGACCTGATGGCGTTCAAGGAGTCCCTCGGCCACTGGGCGCGCAAGGACGGCCCCTACGTCGGCTTCAGCGCAGTGGGCGGGCCGTGGGTGGCCGCCCTGGTGCGACGCAGCGAGGACGAGCACGCTGAGGTGATCGAGCTGCTCGCGAACGCTCTGCAGACGCCCGCCTCGCCCCAGGACGCGGCGGACAAGCTCCATGCCGTCGATGCCTTCCTCGCCCGCTCCGGCTCACGCGGTCAGCGCAGCCCGAGCCCGGCCCACACCGCCTACGTGCTCTCCCTCTTCTGGTCGACCGACGACGGCGGCGAGTGGCCCGTCATGTGGGAGAACGCTCCGCACATGCTCCAGCGGCTCGGCTGGCTCGAACGCGGCCTGTCCCACGCCGAGCGTTACGTCGCCTTCGCCGCCCTCTGCGCGGCGCTCCGTCCGGATGACCCCCGCTACGCATCGCGGATCCTCTGGTGGTTCAAGGAGGCACAGGCCTTCGTCGGTATCGCGCCGAAGGCCATCGACGTGTGTGTCGAGGCCGCCGAGCTGGCCGCCGAGTACCGCCCCGCCACCGGCTACGCCAGCGAGCGGCACGAGGAGCGCGCCGCCGACCTCGCCCGGCAGCTGCGCGGGGAGGCCGACCACCTCTCCGACAGCCTCATCGAGCGGCTGTCGGCGGAGACCGGGCTCTACCTCGAGGCGCCGACGCTCGCGTTGCAGCAGCACGCGGTCGACGACTCGCCCTACCGCGCCGACCTCTACGCCTCGTGGATCCTCGTCGGAGGGGCCGGCGCGCCCGGCTTCCGGCTCTGGGTCACCCCCGCGGGGGTCGGCTTCGGCCTGCACGGCGGCTGGGAGGGCGAGGGCGACGACCAGCACCGCGAGGTCGGAGCGCTGCTCCAGGGGCACCTGCCGCGCGGCATCAGCTTCCTGCGGGTCCACGACGACGGACGTGCGGCTGCCGAGGGCCTGATCGAGCCAGTCGGACGGGACTACCCCGGGGGCGAGACCTTCGTCGGGAAGTGGTGGAAGGACGGCGCCGCCCTCGGCCGCGCCGACTTCGCCGACGACATCGCTGCGACGGCTCGTGCGCTCACCCCGCTCCTGCGGTTCATCTCGTCCAGCCAGCGCGGCGGGGGCGACGACCCGAGCGTCGAGCTGACGGTGATGGCCGACCTCGAGTCCGAGGTCGAGATCTTCAAGACCGAGCGGCCCTATCCGAACGAGCGTGATGCCTGGCACCAGGAGCAGCGGCGTGTCTTCTCCACCGCCCTGTCCCGCGAAGGGCTCGAGACCTTCGACCTCCCGACGTTCAAGCGGATCGTGTCGACCCGTGGCTACGGGGACATCGGCGCCCAGTCCGTGCTGATCAGCTCGATCAACGCGCTCGACGCCGCCGGAATCGACGAGCTGCGCCTCATGGTTCGTGAGCTGCTCTGGGCTGACGGCCGGGACGAGGAGCGGATCAACTCGGTCCTCGGTACCGACGACCTGCCGGTCCAGGGGTTCAGCGAGAGCGTCGTCATGAAGCTCTTCGCCATCGCGCACCCCGAGCACTGGCTGCCGCTCTTCACCCTGGCCGGCGAGTCGGGCAAGATCGCCATGCTCGCCCGCCTCGGGGGCCCCGCCCGCTGGACCGAGGGCAAGTCCCGGGGCCGCATGCACGTGGAGACCAACGCGCTCCTCCGGCAGGTGCTCGACCCGCTGTTGGCCGACGACCCGTGGGGCCAGGCCCAGCTCGCCTACTGGCTCATGCGCCGGTCGGACAAGGCGCTCATGCCGGACCACGACGCGCTCGGCGAGGCGGCCAAGGAGCTGCTCATCGACGAGGCGTTCCTGCGTGAGATCCGCTCCCTGCTGGAGGAGAAGAAGCAGGTCATCTTCTACGGCCCGCCCGGGACGGGAAAGACCTACCTCGCCCAGCGCCTGGCGCTGGCCCTCCAGCCCGACCCCGCCAAGCGCGACATCGTCCAGTTCCACCCGAGCAGCTCCTACGAGGACTTCTTCGAGGGCTTCCGACCGCAGATCGACCACCAGGGGCAGATGGTGTACGAGCTGCGCAAGGGTCCGCTCGCCCTGCTCGCGGAAGCCGCCGAGGCCGACCCGCTCACGCCGCACATCATGATCATCGACGAGATCAACCGCGCGAACCTGCCGCGCGTGTTCGGCGAGCTGCTCTTCCTGCTGGAGTACCGGTCGCACTCCGTCAAGACGTCCTACCGCCCTGACGAGGGCTTCGAGCTGCCCCCCAACCTCTACTTCATCGGCACGATGAACACGGCTGACCGCTCGATCGCCCTCGTCGACGCCGCGCTGCGTCGCCGGTTCGACTTCGTTCCGTTCATGCCGCACGACGGGCCGATGGAGGGCCTGCTGCGTCGCTGGCTCGAGGCCCACGACGGACCGGTGTGGGTCGCGGACCTCGTCGACCGGGTCAACGAGGACCTGCGGCGCGCGCTGCGTGGCCCGCACCTGCAGATCGGCCACTCGTACTTCATGCGGCCGGGTCTCGATGGAGACGAGGCCACGCTCCGCCGGATCTGGGACTACAACGTCTACCCCTTCATCGAGGACCAGCTCTACGGCCGGGAGCACGAGCTGGCCCAGTTCCGCTGGGAGAACGTCCGGGCTCGCTACGGTCAGTTCGACCTCGCCATCCCGTCCGGCCCCCACGCGACCCCGACATCGTGA
- a CDS encoding McrC family protein has product MTIELPPIAEHGRSGPVRLDRQTRAALVAAAGERLVIHATADPDVVTIGATSWVGALAVPGLVVRVMPRVSVSNFFAMLSAGVSPEQFEHEQVTWSDTDELVDGVAYFAIRLIDAATMRGLVHGYVGREEQLRTIRGRLLVEEFARRPWAAAEPRCRFDDFTADIAENQLFRCTLMAMLSWPQLAPDVRREALRVLGRFDGVCDTPATKHAVPVPITRLNEHYADAMRLSRLVLQAMSLSHEAGDQLAHSLMVDMDDLFRRWIVQELDHRLAPELRIDADEDVWLDEGRALTMAPDLIVRRGGQVVIVGDASYSMGADGYLASRDYLNLVAYTAAMGLPTGLLVHCNTERVPENEIVIRNAGTRILCRPIRLDGSYSAVSRSMDALADLVRELAEFPGELEVPRMLRTGVR; this is encoded by the coding sequence GTGACGATCGAGCTCCCCCCCATCGCGGAGCACGGTCGGTCCGGACCCGTCCGTCTCGACCGTCAGACCCGGGCCGCCCTCGTGGCGGCCGCGGGGGAACGGCTCGTCATCCACGCCACGGCCGATCCGGACGTCGTGACGATCGGCGCGACGAGCTGGGTCGGCGCGCTGGCGGTGCCCGGTCTCGTGGTGCGGGTCATGCCGCGTGTCTCGGTGTCCAACTTCTTCGCCATGTTGAGTGCCGGGGTCTCCCCGGAGCAGTTCGAGCACGAGCAGGTCACGTGGTCCGACACCGACGAGCTCGTCGACGGAGTGGCCTACTTTGCGATCCGGCTCATCGATGCAGCCACCATGCGCGGGCTGGTGCACGGCTACGTCGGGCGTGAGGAGCAGCTGCGGACGATCCGAGGGCGCCTGCTCGTGGAGGAGTTCGCCCGCCGGCCGTGGGCGGCGGCGGAGCCACGGTGCCGCTTTGACGACTTCACGGCTGACATCGCGGAGAACCAGCTGTTCCGCTGCACCCTGATGGCGATGTTGTCGTGGCCCCAGCTGGCCCCTGACGTGCGGCGCGAGGCGCTACGAGTGCTCGGCCGCTTCGACGGGGTCTGCGACACCCCGGCGACGAAGCACGCGGTCCCCGTACCGATCACCCGGCTGAACGAGCACTACGCCGACGCCATGCGGCTCTCTCGCCTCGTGCTGCAGGCCATGTCCCTGAGCCACGAGGCCGGCGACCAGCTGGCGCACAGCCTCATGGTCGACATGGACGACCTGTTCCGGCGGTGGATCGTCCAGGAGCTCGACCATCGGCTCGCCCCCGAGCTGCGGATCGACGCGGACGAGGACGTGTGGCTGGACGAGGGGCGTGCTCTGACGATGGCGCCCGACCTCATCGTCCGGCGTGGGGGACAGGTGGTGATCGTCGGGGACGCCTCCTACTCGATGGGCGCCGACGGCTACCTCGCTTCGCGCGACTACCTCAACCTCGTCGCATACACCGCGGCGATGGGCCTGCCGACCGGCCTGCTCGTGCACTGCAACACGGAGCGCGTGCCGGAGAACGAGATCGTCATCCGCAACGCGGGCACGCGCATCCTCTGCCGTCCGATCCGCCTCGACGGTTCGTACAGCGCGGTGTCGAGGTCGATGGACGCACTCGCCGATCTGGTCCGCGAGCTGGCGGAGTTCCCGGGAGAGCTCGAGGTCCCACGAATGCTTCGCACCGGCGTCCGCTGA
- a CDS encoding DoxX family protein gives MATIHHNEVSRVHDVDTKHPADGIVTFQEEIVRSAWARRFLAVLRLVMGWTFIWAFVDKLFGLGFATPSERSWLNGGTPAQGFMKGGAEGDNPFGQFFANIAGPWSDWLFMLGLLGIGVALLAGAGLKIAAWSGSLLLLFMYLAQLPFYQERATNPITDSHWVEAVALMVVAATYAGDTWGLGKWWGRKVGNGILR, from the coding sequence ATGGCCACCATCCACCACAACGAAGTCAGTCGAGTTCACGACGTCGACACCAAGCACCCAGCCGACGGCATCGTCACCTTCCAGGAGGAGATCGTCCGCTCGGCCTGGGCCCGTCGCTTCCTCGCGGTCCTCCGCCTCGTCATGGGCTGGACGTTCATCTGGGCGTTCGTCGACAAGCTCTTCGGACTCGGCTTCGCCACCCCGTCGGAGCGTTCCTGGCTCAACGGTGGCACGCCGGCCCAAGGCTTCATGAAGGGTGGCGCCGAGGGCGACAACCCATTCGGTCAGTTCTTCGCGAACATCGCCGGGCCCTGGTCCGACTGGCTGTTCATGCTCGGACTGCTCGGCATCGGTGTCGCACTCCTGGCGGGTGCCGGCCTCAAGATCGCCGCCTGGTCCGGCTCCCTCCTCCTCCTCTTCATGTACCTGGCCCAGCTGCCCTTCTACCAGGAGCGGGCCACCAACCCCATCACGGACTCCCACTGGGTCGAGGCCGTGGCCCTGATGGTCGTCGCCGCCACCTACGCGGGCGACACGTGGGGGCTCGGCAAGTGGTGGGGCCGCAAGGTCGGCAACGGCATCCTGCGGTAA
- a CDS encoding TM0106 family RecB-like putative nuclease, producing MQRIDGRLVLSPTDLTKHVACPHITTLDLGAVAGQHSAAVAADDSLHLVFTKGLQHEYAYVERLLAEGRTVEDIAALGLRGPAAEAATVDAMRRGVDVVYQATFDDGHWVGMADFLHRVDLPEGQQSALGPWRYDIADTKLARRLKVPALLQMATYAARLEVLQGMPPRWLTVVTGDSAEHHWRLVDVAPYARRRREELLDAVENPRDTASVRVQHCGQCRWKERCAAEWLERDDLNQVAGMRTAQRAALLAVGISTLAALAGADDEVLSGALSRVARARLRAQARLQLAERESGSAQFELIEPPYSVQGDAAGSERRVPRGLALLPAPDLDGDVYLDFEGDPWAAEGAGREYLAGVWTRQGEFVEFWAHDFEQEGQLTTALIDWLSARWAQYPAMHIYHYAPYETTALKRLASQHATREHELDQLLRAERFVDLYTVVRQGVRISKDSYSIKKLESFYWGQARSAEGQVSDGLSSVVEYERWLSLAEDAAPEASEVDASTGLHPILAEIRSYNIDDVRSTLALHEWLEQLRAQLASRGHRLARPTSDPAEEIGEAEAAEIDLADRLVELGTPQAVLLAGCVGWHRREDRPEWWEFFRYARLEQEELIESGSAIGGLMAPLAVGQVKQSTIWRYAFPPQDSDLSVGERAHDVDTHSGVGEVVGIDAVEGWVDLKIGRRSGVPSPRGLHPPGPLNNQVMRESLRRTGEALLSGDAPLGVRLLSSVVPSSERLAARPGESPTEVVVRVGSTLRGEVLAVQGPPGSGKTFAGAALIRGLLDRGLRVGVTALSHAVIRNLLDAVGRLALHRGGDDPDPRVALTTGEHGGSTALPLVRPATNDQVVAGLTSGAANLVGGTAWLWSREELAGAVDVLVIDEAGQFSLANAVAVAQSAGSLVLLGDPQQLQQPTKAAHPYGSGASVLEHLIGEHDVIPADRGVFLDRTYRMHQDVTRFISELAYEGRLVSSPRRDGHDLARVQVQAAGRVSGTGIRWVPVDHEVPSEQTNDAEAAVVRGIVDDLLRGSWTSAQGVTSRLQIEDVVVVAPYNAHVATLRRALPDGARVGTVDRFQGQEGVVVIYAMGSTSATLAPRGVQFLYDVHRLNVAISRARALALVVASPILLDAPVHTPEELRAVNALCRFVEEAAPV from the coding sequence ATGCAGCGCATCGACGGCAGACTGGTCCTCAGCCCGACGGACCTCACGAAGCACGTCGCCTGCCCCCACATCACCACGCTGGACCTGGGCGCAGTGGCTGGGCAGCATTCGGCGGCGGTGGCCGCCGACGACTCCCTCCACCTCGTCTTCACCAAGGGTCTGCAGCACGAGTATGCCTACGTGGAGCGACTCCTCGCTGAGGGTCGGACCGTCGAGGACATCGCCGCCCTGGGTCTGCGCGGGCCCGCGGCCGAGGCTGCCACGGTCGACGCGATGCGACGCGGCGTCGACGTCGTCTACCAGGCGACCTTTGACGACGGGCACTGGGTCGGCATGGCGGACTTCCTCCATCGCGTCGACCTGCCGGAGGGCCAGCAGAGCGCCCTCGGACCATGGCGGTACGACATCGCAGACACGAAGCTGGCGCGCCGGCTCAAGGTGCCCGCCTTGCTCCAGATGGCGACCTACGCGGCGCGGCTCGAGGTGCTGCAAGGGATGCCACCGCGGTGGCTGACCGTCGTGACCGGAGACTCGGCCGAGCACCACTGGCGACTCGTGGATGTCGCACCCTATGCCCGGCGGCGCCGAGAGGAGCTGCTCGATGCCGTCGAGAACCCCCGGGACACCGCGTCCGTCCGCGTCCAGCACTGTGGCCAGTGCCGCTGGAAGGAGCGTTGCGCCGCTGAGTGGCTCGAGCGCGACGACCTGAACCAGGTGGCGGGAATGCGCACCGCGCAGCGTGCGGCTCTCCTCGCGGTTGGCATCTCGACGCTCGCCGCCCTCGCGGGAGCCGACGACGAGGTCCTTTCTGGAGCGCTGTCCCGCGTGGCGCGAGCCCGACTGCGGGCCCAGGCGCGGCTCCAGCTCGCCGAGCGCGAGTCCGGCTCGGCACAGTTCGAGCTCATCGAGCCGCCGTACTCGGTGCAGGGCGACGCGGCAGGCAGCGAGCGGCGGGTCCCGCGGGGGCTCGCGCTGCTGCCCGCGCCTGACCTGGACGGCGACGTGTACCTCGACTTCGAGGGTGACCCCTGGGCAGCGGAGGGAGCCGGCCGCGAGTACCTCGCCGGTGTCTGGACGCGCCAAGGGGAGTTCGTCGAGTTCTGGGCCCACGACTTCGAGCAGGAGGGCCAGCTCACCACCGCGCTCATCGACTGGCTCTCGGCCCGCTGGGCGCAGTATCCAGCGATGCACATCTACCACTACGCCCCCTACGAGACGACCGCCCTCAAGCGGCTGGCGAGCCAGCACGCAACCCGGGAGCACGAGCTCGACCAGCTGCTGCGGGCCGAGCGGTTCGTCGACCTCTACACGGTCGTCCGCCAAGGCGTGCGGATCAGCAAGGACTCCTACTCCATCAAGAAGCTCGAGAGCTTCTACTGGGGGCAGGCGCGTTCGGCGGAAGGGCAGGTGTCCGACGGCCTGTCGTCCGTCGTCGAGTACGAGCGCTGGCTGTCCCTGGCCGAGGACGCCGCTCCCGAGGCATCAGAGGTCGACGCGTCGACCGGCCTGCACCCGATCCTCGCGGAAATCCGCAGCTACAACATCGACGATGTCCGGTCCACGCTCGCCCTGCACGAGTGGTTGGAGCAGCTCCGGGCCCAGCTCGCGAGCAGGGGGCACCGCCTCGCTCGCCCGACCAGTGACCCAGCCGAGGAGATCGGGGAGGCGGAGGCGGCCGAGATCGACCTGGCTGACCGGCTCGTGGAGCTGGGCACTCCACAGGCCGTGCTGCTCGCGGGCTGCGTCGGCTGGCACCGCCGCGAGGACCGACCTGAGTGGTGGGAGTTCTTCCGGTACGCGCGACTCGAGCAGGAGGAGCTGATCGAGTCGGGTAGCGCCATCGGTGGTCTCATGGCGCCCCTCGCCGTGGGCCAGGTCAAGCAGTCGACCATCTGGCGCTACGCCTTTCCGCCCCAGGACTCCGACCTTTCGGTGGGCGAGCGAGCCCACGACGTCGACACCCACTCGGGCGTCGGTGAGGTGGTGGGGATCGACGCCGTCGAAGGATGGGTCGACCTCAAGATCGGCAGGCGCTCCGGCGTGCCGTCGCCGCGCGGGTTGCACCCGCCCGGCCCCCTGAACAACCAAGTGATGCGAGAGAGCCTCCGGCGCACGGGCGAGGCCCTGCTGTCGGGCGACGCCCCGTTGGGGGTGCGGCTGCTGTCGAGTGTCGTCCCCAGCTCGGAGCGACTGGCCGCTCGGCCGGGCGAGAGCCCGACGGAGGTCGTGGTCCGCGTCGGCAGCACGCTCCGCGGCGAGGTTCTCGCGGTGCAGGGCCCGCCCGGGTCAGGAAAGACCTTCGCCGGGGCTGCCCTGATCCGTGGGCTCCTGGACCGGGGCCTGCGGGTGGGCGTCACCGCGCTCTCGCATGCGGTGATCCGCAACCTGCTCGACGCTGTCGGCCGCCTTGCACTTCACCGGGGCGGCGACGACCCCGACCCGCGTGTCGCGCTCACCACCGGGGAGCATGGCGGGTCCACAGCGCTCCCGCTGGTCCGACCGGCCACGAACGACCAGGTCGTCGCCGGGCTCACCTCCGGTGCGGCCAACCTCGTCGGCGGCACCGCCTGGTTGTGGTCGCGGGAGGAGCTGGCTGGGGCGGTCGACGTGCTCGTCATCGACGAGGCCGGCCAGTTCTCCCTCGCGAACGCGGTCGCAGTGGCCCAGTCGGCGGGCTCGCTCGTCCTGCTGGGTGACCCGCAGCAGCTGCAGCAGCCGACCAAGGCGGCGCATCCCTACGGGTCCGGGGCGTCGGTGCTCGAGCACCTCATCGGCGAGCACGACGTCATCCCCGCCGACCGAGGCGTCTTCCTCGACCGCACCTACCGCATGCACCAGGACGTCACGCGGTTCATCAGTGAGCTGGCTTACGAGGGGCGGCTGGTGTCCTCGCCCCGCCGTGACGGGCACGACCTCGCGAGGGTTCAGGTCCAGGCTGCGGGGAGGGTCTCCGGGACCGGGATCCGGTGGGTCCCGGTCGACCACGAGGTGCCCAGCGAGCAGACGAACGACGCCGAGGCGGCGGTGGTGCGCGGCATCGTCGACGACCTCCTGCGCGGATCGTGGACGTCGGCCCAGGGCGTGACCTCCCGTCTGCAGATCGAGGACGTGGTCGTGGTGGCACCGTACAACGCGCATGTGGCGACCCTGAGGCGAGCGTTGCCGGACGGTGCGCGAGTCGGCACCGTCGACCGCTTCCAGGGCCAGGAGGGCGTCGTCGTCATCTACGCGATGGGCAGCACCAGCGCGACCCTCGCCCCGCGCGGCGTGCAGTTCCTCTACGACGTGCACCGCCTCAACGTCGCCATTTCGAGGGCCCGGGCGCTGGCGCTCGTCGTGGCGTCGCCGATCCTCCTCGACGCGCCGGTCCACACCCCGGAGGAGCTGCGCGCGGTCAACGCGCTGTGCCGCTTCGTGGAGGAGGCTGCCCCGGTCTGA